The window GATTGTCCTGCTCAGCAGAGCCTTTGTCAACGTCTACAGCACACAGAACGTATTCGCTATCTTCGACGGCAACCCCGACACCTACGCGGCATACACAGTAGGAGTGCTCGCGTTCCTGATCTCTTGGAAACTCCGTGACCACTACCCTGCCTACACCTGGACGCACAACATGCTCTCCATCTGGCCAGCTACCATCTGTTCTTGGCTGTTATTCTACCACTCAAGCCTGGGCGACAACCTGCCGAATTTCACCAAGAGGAATCCAAGCCGGAGTGAGCGGTACCACTAAAGTAAATTAATTTATAGAAAAACAATCAAAGAAGATGTTCTGGAGTTCCACAAACGGCACTAAATTGTCCGAAAAAGCCGGGTTTAGTTTCGACAGATACGATCACCCGGAGATATGATTTCGACTTGGCGGTACACTTAAACGGAATCTCTCACACCATTAGGACGTGTCCGTGACCCCAATTGACGTCTTGGAGGATTTAGCCGGAGAGCAAGTGAGTGTAGTTCGGAAAGAAGCCGAACCAATTTCTGGTTCTCTTGACAGCTTTGATGGACATCTGAATCTTGAGGTAGGAGGATCAGTAGTCCGAGGTAACGAAATTGTATTGATTACAACATCAAATCGGCCTAAGTCTCAATCTACTATAGCAAACCATAAATCAGATATTAAACATATTGGTGAGGTCTCTGAAGAATCACAAGGAATTGACTCACATAGAAAAGACAGTAAACAAGAAAAGACATCGGAAACGGTTGAAGATGAAGCAATAGAAGAATCTATACGGGATTCAGATGACAAGAGTGACATTGAACCCCGAAATAAAGAATGTGATGGGGATAAATCTTCCTCTAATTCGGAACTAATCGGGTCGAAAAATCGTGAGTTAGTAGAATTACGGAAGAAGGCTGAATCAGCTGCTAGTGATGATCCAGTAAGAGACACGTCTGAACTAGTTGGGTCAAGATACGTTCGTGCACCGGCTATTAAGCAGTATGCTAAAACTCGTGCTGATGGCATCTGTGAATATTGCGATGATTCTGCTCCGTTCTTGACTGATGATGGCGATCCGTATCTTGAAGTTCATCACGTGGATGAACTTGGCGAAGGTGGTGTTGATCACCCGGATACGGTCGTTGCTCTCTGTCCTACCTGTCACAAACAAATTCATCATGGGAAGGAAGGCGAGAAAATGAATCAGGAGCTCAAAGAAATGCTTGAGGATGGTTTGGCGGATATCGGTGTTGAAGACTGAAGGAGCTTCGCCGTTCTTAGACGCCAGTTTATCAAAACCAAGCAACCGGGAGACTAGACCAACCGTCAACGACGAGTCAAACCACGGCAATTCCGCTGGCGGCACCCGCAACAAGAACAGGTACACGAACAGTACTGCCGTGAACATGTACGAATCGACCATGACTGACAATGAATTGTCTCACGACTGTATTATTTCGATACCGCCATCATGCGTGTACGCAAATGGCGAGGCCGGTTGCCGTCGAGCTACTAATCAGAGTCGGTGCCAGCAGGACGTGAAAATGCTGTTTCTCACCGAACTCGATAACAGTGGGAGCTACCTTGTCGGTTGCCATCGAAATCACCGTGCCGCTCGCCGAGTTGCATATATCCACTACCGAACTGTCCACTCATCCGTTGCTGGTGTGGCTTACGATGTTTTACAGCAGAGGGACCAATCTCGGTATGGGCAGAACCAACCGACCCATTGCGACCAGCTCAACGCCTGGAAAGACGACTGGTAGCCATACCTGAACTTTCCGCCGTGAGAATCAGGACCGATACGACCGGCTCGTCGACGGAGCCTACGAACGTAGCATGGCGGGTGGAGGATTCAATCCGGCCGGCGTTGGGCGGACTGTGTTGATGAACATGATGAATCAACCCCGACATAGAAGGATTATATAACTCAACCACACCATCTCCCGTGCGCGCACGTGGGAAACCTTGATAACCCAAGCGTTCTAACATGGCGATTATGCGAGACCTCCCCGCGCCATCGGAGGTCAGCTTTCCTTCGGAGCGCCGCGTCCGCCAGAAGCTTGGACGCGGCATAGTTGAGTAAGGGCGGTCCGTCAAAGGCGGGCAAAAAACCCCGTAATAAGCATTTCCCACCGGAGTCGAGTTGCCGGTATCACAAGGCCTTCATATGGCATACTGTACTGCGATTATCTATTCTTCCAGTAACCGTCTTTGCTCCTGGATTTATATGGCCAGTCGCGTTCTTTTATGAATGCGGTCGAGGATTTGACAAGGTTCTCGGACATCATCTTTGGAGACAATGGATAGGGCCAGCAGTCAGTCGTTGCTCCTTCAAGTGGACTCTGTTCTTTGTGGTAATTCTTATCGTAGGGGTCATGAAGGGGTATGACCCAGGAAAAATCATCATCTACACTGCTGCTGCCGTAGCTGGCGCACGAATAGTGAACTGATGGATTCCAACACCTTTAGCGTCAATTCTCACCCGGCTCACTTCGTCGTCAGCCAAGTCCACCGTTAGCCGAAAGGAAAGAATCTCGATTCAACCTTGTTGTTTCTGAGCGTCTGTTAGATACGAACTCAAAACAGCGGTAAAGTCGTGGTCCTCAACGAGCAACGTAAGCTCACGGCCATCCACCAATAGTACATCCAGTTCCTCAGCACGCTCCTCGGCCGCCCCAGTAAACGACCCCGTCGTCACGACCAAGACTTCATCAGCATCCGGGAACTGTAGCTGGAGACTGGCGTACTGCTGGATTTCTGGCCCGCCGACGGACGTATTCGGGCCATACCGCTTTGTCTGAATCACCTGCTTCTGCTCCGACTGATGGCCGCGTGTCGCGACGATATCGACGCCCGCATCCCCAGACCGGGGACTGACTTCGGTATCCCACCCTCGCTCCTCCCAAAGATCTGCAACAAAATACTCAAAATCGTAGCTGTCCAGGTTCTGCATCAACGACTGCAGTTCCGACCGGGAGACATTCAGTGACTGGTCGGCGTCCACCTCAGCTTTGTTCCGCCGTATCGGCTTCCCCATTTCATCTTCAATCTTATCTTTGAATTCTGGGCCCGTGTCGGGCGGGACTTGCCAGACCTTTCTCGTCCCGTTGGTCGTGAACAACCAAAGTTCCTTTATTATCCCGCCACGGATTTCCACTTCCGAAATTTGGCTTAACGCCACCTCGTACACGGGAGTATCTTTCTTGATTTGAACCCCTAGCACTCGGTGTGAGGAGAGAACAAGCCGGGTGCGTTTTTTATTCCGGAGGGAGTCTTTGCAGACTATGAAGTCGCGGAATTTCTCATGTTGCTTCCGACGCTTTTGCAGTGTCTTACGGATGCTGTGGTGGAGGTTCGGTAACCCAGTGAGTCTGTTGGTCGCTTCCTTAGTGGGGGTGGTTTCAGGGGTAGGGAAGGAATCTGTTTCTATCCCGGCTTTTTGCCGGACATAGTTGGTTATTTTCCTGAGTTCGTATTTACTTAGATTTCTGTCGAAGGTGAACTTGTACTCGAATTCATCGGTCTTAAATACGTATTTATTATTATGGGCTATATTCACCCACTGACAATCGGTGATTTCCGTATATGGGAGTTTGAATGGTAATCTCCGCCAGTATTGCCAATTAAAAAGTGGACCTGTTCATCGGTGACAATACAAAACGATTTGTATCGACTGGTAGAGTATTCTTTGTCAGGAGTCCCTTTATTGCCGTAAAAACCTTTAGTCCGGAGTTTTCGGACTTGAGGAGATAATGGGGTTGTTCACTTTCCTCAAGATAATCTGCTGGAGCCTTCTTATACAGGTTTTCTGCAATAAAACCGGGTTTCCTTTTAAGTAGATATTTTGATTTAACCGAGTCTCCGTAGGCGTTTTCGATGAGGGGGTCATTTGCGTCAACGTATCCCCCGAGTTTGGCCAACTACCCCATGTGTATCGATACCGCGGTACTCGGACTTAACCGGTAGCCCCGTGACACCCGGTTAACCAACACATCGCTTGTTCCGTAGGTTAATCCCCCGAAGTTGCTGTAGTATAGCTCTGCCTCAGGGAACTCGTACTCCAATACTTTCACCACTTCGCTGTACAGTTGCCAGAAACCATCTGGGTCGTGGTCGTAGTAGTTGAGCGAGGTGTCGAAGCAGATGGTACTGTCGCGGTTACGCTTAAGATCGGCTCGGTCGCGGGTGTGGGCCCGATCTCCCAGTACCGGTCGTCTTTCGGGAGTAGGTCGTCACCTCGAGATCGGCCGTGGTCTTGTAAACCGCGTCGATTGGGTATCAGCGTCTCGCGTTGGCTAGTTTCTGTTGGTTAAGATTTGGCGCTCTTATGTAGAGCTGCGGAAAGCCCCGATAACGAGACACTCAATGGTTGAGTCGACGGATTTGCCAGCCAGGATGAGTGAGCGAACAATGCCGAAGGTACGAGCGGCCTGTTCCAAGCCCTGCTTGGACAGGCCGCGGAACTTCCGCAGCCATGGTTGAACAAGCGAAAACAGGCACTCAGCCTGATTAATGTGGACGCCCTCGGGCGATACGTACCGTTCCTTGTGCACGACGGTTCGATGGTCACGCTCCATCTCTCGGTAGGCTTGGAGACCGTCGGTCCAGACCTCTCCCAGTGGCTGGGAGAGGTCTTCAGCCGCCTGAATCACTGGCTCAAGATCACCGTCGTAGTCGATGCCGAGTTGGCCGCGGATCACGCGAAGCGAGTCGCGGCACGCCGCGACGAGCGTCAGTTGATCACCGTGACGCCCTCGCCAGCGTGATCGGCCTCTCTGGGACGAGCCGCCGCGAGAACGGCTGTGCCGCGGCGGCTCTTGGCCTTTGTAGCCCGAACAGATCTCACCAGATTCGTCGACTTGTATCGGTCCGTCGATGGTTTGGTCGAGGAGGCTCCAGACGACGGGGAAGCCGCGATGAATCGCGGCTTCCACCTCCCGAATCGCCGTGTGAATGGTTTTGTAGGCTCGCCCGACCAACGGCGCGATCTGGTTGATACTGAGTAAGGTATCAGCGTAGAGCGTGAATGCGAGAAGTACCTCGCCGCAGGTGAGGTGCTTCTCGTGGAACGGCGTTCCGTAGGTGTAGACCGGCTTGAAGTTGCAGTCTCGGCACCACACGCGGTCGAGATGCGGCCACGTTTGAACCGAGTTGTGCCCGCAGCGTGGACAGGACGTGTTCTCCCAGAAGTCCTTGAGTCGCCGCTCGATGCGGGCATCGAGCGGCTCGGTGTCGATCTTGACAACGCCCAGCTCGATCAGCTCTCGAAACATTGCGCCGAACGCTGGCTGAGCAGACGACATACTCCCGAATTATGGCCAGCTCAGTGTAACTACAGGGGCTTTCCGCAGCTCTACATAAGAGCGAGATTTGGTCGTGGTCTCGGTGTCATTCTATTCGTGGAGCCGTGTAGTAGCGATCCGCGACAGGAACTTCAGGAGCTCTACCTGTTCAGCGTTGCTGAGGTCGTTCCATGCCTGTCGAATCTTCTACATAGTGCGTTTGTTGACGCCGCTTCGCTTTGAGGCTTCGTTGATGTTCTCCGGCTACCGAATTAGGAACCAGGCATGACGATATTCTGGTGTTTGTGTTCGTCCAATATCTTGAGTCTAGTTCCGTTCAATTCCACCTACTCGCCGAACGCGTCTGCGAGCAACTCTCGCATCGCAGGCCGCCGGGCTTCCCGGCGTTTCTCCTCAGAAAGATAGTTTTGATACACTACGTCTGCGGATGAACTCCCCTGTTCGTCAGCGATGATATCGAGGCGGTCGAGCACGTCCGCAAGCGCATCCTGATATTGGCTGTACCAGAATCGGCGGGCCATGTGGGGTTTCGGGAGGCCGCTGTCGACGCGGACATCAGCCTGTTCGGCGAGTCGATGAAATCGATTCCGGACAGTATCCGAGTCGATGTGTCCAGTCTCAGCCTGCGTCGAGGGAAAGAGGTAGCCATTCCACTCGTCGTAGTCGTCGACGAGTTCGCGCTGGCGCTCCCGGTAGGCGTCCAAGCCATAGAGGAGGCTGACCGTACTCGGGCCGTTCTTCCGCTCCTCGAACTCAAGGTGTGGGTCTTCGGAGTCGACACCGACGAACTGATTCACGTGGAGTCGCGCGACCTCGCCCGACCGTAATCCCCACGCGGCGAGTGCAACAAGCAGGAGGCGGTCCTCGGCCGCGTTGGCTTCGTTGTTGAGTGCGCGGACGTCCGAAGGTGCTAGTGCCTTATTGTCGGGTTCGGCGCGCTCCCAGCCAAAGTCGGTCGTCACGCCGTCCAAGGGATTGTAAGCGGCCGCACCGTGTCGGTCGAGTCGATCGTACCAGCCCTGGACCGTCCCGACGTAGGTGAACTTCGTGCCGTCGGTCGCGAGTTTGTCGTCGAGGACCTCCACAACTTGGTAGGCGCGCTCTGTTTCGGCGGCCTGCTCTGACGGATCAGACAGCGGCGTAAGGAGGTCCGACGTTTCGTGGAGGTCCTCGTAGATTTGCGCATAGGTCGCCAGATGGGTGCGTTTTGAGGCGAGTGTGGAGTCGGCAAGCTTCCGGCGGCGGTCGAGTGCGCGTAGGTAGGCTTCGAACTCGTCGATGGTTTCGGTGGACGAAATCTGCCAGGCGTAGTCATCCGGTGATTTACTGGAAACAGTGGGGTCGTCAAGGCCGACCACGTCGGTGAGGAACTCTTTGATAGTGAGGTCGTGATGTTGCCGAAGGGTATAGCTGATACCGCTGTATCCGAGGTCGGCGAGCGTCTCGTAGGACGGTCGGGTGTGGGGGTCGCGTCCGTCACGGCGCAACGCGGGCGCGATTTCATCCCAGTACAGCTCTTCGAGACCGTCGAGGTCGTGGTGACTCCAGTTGATGGTCTTGCTCATGGAGGTATAGCTGGATTTCTGCGGGGGTGGGTGATTTTAAGGCGGGTCATTTCTGGGTGCTGGGTTTTCGTACTAGCTATTTTATAGTTTTGGTGATTGGGTTGTACACTTCTACACAACCGAACTAAGTACTATAACAAGCAAAAGCATGACAAAATGGCGTAAACCAAATATCGGTATACAGACTCTGCCTTCTAATAGTTGAGACTCGCAGTCACAGTGCATATGTGGACGAACTGGTGAGCGAGCAAATGTCGGTAGTATCACTCTGTAAGTGTTCAAGATTCACAAGGAATTACTTCCCCATATGAGCTTTAGCAAGGCCTAATACCGATGTATTCGTAGTGAGAATTATATCGTCTATGAATGTCGGGAGCACAACGGAAGCGTCTCAACATAAACTCCCGCTTGATCGAACTCAACTCGCAGTGCTCTGGACCCTTCTCGCACTCGTAATCCTTACCCTGACCGTTGCCGTCTTGGGGACAACTGTACCAATATTCCACGTCGTTTGGCTGGTAATTCCGCTAGCAAACCTTATTCGATACCGCGACGCGAACCGTGTCGGATTCCGTCCGCTGACGTGGCAGCGTTTCCTCCGAGGTGCAGTCGCGGCTGGCATTGCGTATGGACTCCTCCTCGTGCTAGTTGAACCTTGGACGGGGGTGTACGACCGACTTCTCTCATTGGCGCTCGAAGGCCCCGACCCGACGTTCGCATGGCTGGTTCGAATCGACGGCCCAGGTAGGTGGGTAACACTAGTAGTATTTAGCGGCCTGGTGACGCTCTACAGTGAGGAGCTGTTCTTCAGAGGTTGGCTACTTCAGTTACTCGCACGTCGGACACGAGCTCGGAACGCCATCATCGGACAGGCCCTTGTATTCACACTGCTTCAGTCAATTCCGGCGTTCTTCTTTGATCCAGTTCAGGCGTTACTGTATCTCGCCGTCTACGCATTCGGACTGGGGATCATCGTCGGCACTGTTGCACACCGTACCGAAAGCATCTGGCCGGGACTCACCGTTGTTACCGTCGCGAACCTGATTCTTTCCCTGCTCCTTGTATAATTATAGGAAATCACACTTTACTGCCCGCCCTGAATACAGACCAACTAATATGCGTGTTTCAAAATGGGTAAGTGTCTGTGACACACTCTCCAGATGAGTCTGGGTCGGGGACAGACGATATCGAAGGCAGAGACGATTCATCAGGAGAGAACACCCCCAGAAGTACACGTCGCCGGATTCTACAGACGGCCAGTGGGGCGGGTCTGATCGGTGTACTCGGTATTGGGGGGTGGATACGACGGACAGAGTATCTCGAAGGGATCCGGGATTGAACCAACTTGGTTTCAGAATCGCCGGCAACCGGTAGCCGTGTCTCCGAACCGAGCTCGGAGGTAATTCCGGCTGATATGTTGTTGGCCGAGATTCAGCGCTTCAGCGAACGACGATCGAATACTGGGTTACAGGCGGCTGTGATTGTCGACGATGGGACCATCTGGCGTGGCGTCGCCGGGAATGCGGATCACGGTGACCCGCTCACGCACGACTATCACCTCTACATCGGCAGTGTCACCAAGCTCCTCACGGCCACGCTAGTGATGCGCCAGGTCCAGCAGGGGACTATCTCGCTATCCGATTTCATTGACGAATGGTTCGATCTCAAATATGCCGACAACGTGACCGTGCAGATGCTCCTGAACCATACGAGCGGGATTCCGAACTATACAGAGGATCTCTGGTTCGGTCTACGATATTTCGCCAGCCCATCAAGCGGTGGACCCCGGCCGATCTCGTTGACATCATTGGGGACGAGTCGTTGAACTTCGACCCCGACTCCCGACACCTCTACTCAAACTCGAACCGGTGAGCGCGCCGAGCAAACCGCCGACGAGGAGGCTCACCAGCAGGGTGAACGCCATCACACGAAGCTCCCAGTTGCCTCTATCGAGATTCGCATCGGCGAACCGGCCTGCGAAGCCTCCCACGACGAGACCACCGGGAGGATGTGGGTAGAGAGGAAGACCGTCGTCCCCTCGTTGGTGAGTTCGCGGATGGTCCGAGCTGCGCGAGGGTCGAGGCCCGAGGTGGGTTCGTCGAGGAAGGCGATGTCGGGGCTGTGGAGGATGGCCTGGACGTAGGCGACTTTCTGCCGTATTCCCCTTAAGTAGTCGGCGATGCGGGTGGCGGCGTCCTTCGGCGACAATCCGAGTCGGTCGAAGAGTTCGTCGATGCGGTCCTAAGTGTTCTGCTGGGGGAGGTCACAGAGTCCGGCGACGTAATCAAGTTGTTCGTACGCTGTGGCCTGCTCATAGAGTGGTGGTTCCTCGGGCAGATAGCCGATGTGAGGACGGAGGGTGTCGCGGTCGGTGACGGAGACGCCGGCGACAGTCGCGATGCCGCTGGGTGGCGTCGTCAGGCCGATGAGCAACCGCATCGTCGTGGTCTTGCCGGACCCGTTAGGACCGAGAAAGCCGTAGACAGTGCCGTCGGAGACGGTGAGGTCGAGTTCGTCGACGGCGGTCGTTTCGCCGTAGCGTTTGGTCAGTGCGGTGGTTTCGATAGCTGTCATGGAGGGCGTTAGGACCGCTATTGTCCCCCGGCCCGAAATAAGTCACTCCTTCGTAATGGCAGCCCAAGCGAGACACAACGAGCATCCGAAGGAAGAGACCAGTGTGATTCGACCGACAGAACGGTGTATTGCTCGTCTGGCTCTGTTGACATCCTATTAGTTCGATGTTATCTCCGGTGGAACAGCTGTTAGGTGGGCGTGCGAGTGAATCAATCGAAGCGGTCAGTCACTCCCGTAGTCCGTGTACTGTCGGAGTAAACCAGGAACCACGACACCGACTGCGAATACTATCCCATAGACGATCTCTGACGGTAGGTCGGTGAATTCAAGGAGTCCAAACAGGAGTCCCATTGCGATCAGAACGAAGATGCCAATGAGTCTGTTCTCAGCAGTCATCAACCCCTCCCGTTTGTAGAGGATATACAGTGATAGCCCAACTACAACGACGATCGCAACAAGAACGCCGCTGAAAAGGTCTATCGACCCCGTAGCGAGACTATAGACCAACCCGAGTCCAACTGAGACGTACGCAACGGCGAGAGCTACGACGCCTCTTCGTCCACCGAAAAATTGGTCGTCGTCTACACTCTCGGAAGGTGCCATACTCCAAAATCACAGAAGGCGTGTAAATAGGTACGTGCAACCTCCGGAACTTCGAATTACGCCTATCCGAACTATCCGGTCGATGTATTCTCTGTTCCTAACGAATTGCTTCCTCTGACTTTTTAGCGTCTGAGGGGTTCAATAAAAGCCGCTCGTCTCCATGTCCTGAGTCGAGTATCGAGGAGAGGGTATGAAATATCTCCCTCAATTCTATTGTCTCAGGAGTTGTTTCGATAGTATGGAGACTCAAGTACGGATGTATCTCGCCGGGGCTATTGCTGCATTAGCTGCGTTCCTGTTCGTCTCGCTGGCCTTCTCGGGGCAATTCAATATCTTCCATGGCGGGGTGTTCCTCGTGTTCTTCATCGTGGTGATGGTCGTCTTCGCCAACTTCGTCGAGTGGGCAGAAACACTCGAATCGAACTGACCAAGTTACTCGAACACCCGAGGTATCTCCGTTATCGACCGGTCCTTATGGGTCGTGGCGACCCTCTCTCGTGGCCAAGTACGAGATTCAGGCTCTGTTGAAACCCTAGTAGTGCGACACTCTCTCTACTGCAACAGCCGTTAGGTAGCTGTGCGGGGTAGTGAGCGTATCATACTCAGCAATGCTGAGGGAAAGATGATGCCCGGCAGGTCAATCATGACGCCAGACGTATAGTGAGAATACGAGTAGAGCGATTGCAGTGACCCAGCCACCAACAGCGAAACTCTCCGGTAGTGTCCACCCAATCGTCACCCCTCCCCTATCAGAACCGCGGCTAAGACAGCGTACGCCTTCATGCCATACAGAAACACAAATGGGAGATAGTGGACGCCGACGACAAGCATAAACGCAGGATAATACCAGTTGATGTTGTAAAGGGCCGCCGCACCGATAACCGGAATCAGCAGCGGGACGATGAAGGCGACCTGCACCGCAAGCCCGTCAAGCGGATTCTCACTACTGAGCGTGGCCGATCGACCACTAAGCCGGAGTGTGAGTTGTGTGGGTGGGAAAATGAACACCCTAACGACAAATAGTGAAATTACCCCCGCTTGAACGGATAAAAAGGTCCCGAGACTAGCCGATAACAACCAAATCACGCCTGAGACAGATTGCCCGACGGCACCGTTGACATACACCAACCGGATCTCTCGTTGAGCTTCCGTGACCTCCATACAGGCGGTATGCTAGTACAATCTCAATATAGTGTCCATCCACAACACTGTCAGAGCAGCGCGACCTGTACGAGCGAGAGCACCACCAGCGGGACGTGGAACGCAGCGTGGCCCACCATCGCCGCCTCAAGGCTCCGCTGCCAGTACAGCCACCCGAGGAGGACGCCTGCGACTGCGTTCAGAAGGACCGTCCGGGCGATCAGTGCTGGAGTGAGATCGACCGATTGGGCGAGCGCGGGGAGGTGACCCACGCCGAACAGCACGGCGGAGACCACAATCGCGGCCCACATTACGGCCGGTCCCGGGCCATCAGTCCGATGGCCGGTGACACGCCATCCGACGAACGCGATGACCGACATGAGCCCAAACCGGAGCATAAGTTCCTCGGTGATTCCTCCGTAGAGGAATCGGACCGGTACGTACGCGAAGACGTCCAGAAGGGTCGGCCTCGTCGCTCCGATTACTGATTGCGGCAGGTCCTGGGCGACAAAGGGCATTAGCAACGCGTCGAGGACGACTATCAGGACGCCCCCGATGATGCCGATTCTGACGGCCAGTCCAACATCCTTCCGGAGACGTTGCCAGATTCCGCCATCAGTTCCCGTCCCGTCGATGACGTACGACCGCAATCCCACTCGGGGCGCTGCATATGCGCCGAATAGACATGCGAGGCCGAGGAAAAGCAAAGAGTTGACACCCGAAGAGACGGCGAGAAGCAGAAGCGTCAGGCCGGTCGGGATGGCACTCGGCGGTGTCGTGAGGAAAATATAGCCGACGAGCGCCACGATCCC is drawn from Halorussus lipolyticus and contains these coding sequences:
- a CDS encoding HNH endonuclease: MSVTPIDVLEDLAGEQVSVVRKEAEPISGSLDSFDGHLNLEVGGSVVRGNEIVLITTSNRPKSQSTIANHKSDIKHIGEVSEESQGIDSHRKDSKQEKTSETVEDEAIEESIRDSDDKSDIEPRNKECDGDKSSSNSELIGSKNRELVELRKKAESAASDDPVRDTSELVGSRYVRAPAIKQYAKTRADGICEYCDDSAPFLTDDGDPYLEVHHVDELGEGGVDHPDTVVALCPTCHKQIHHGKEGEKMNQELKEMLEDGLADIGVED
- a CDS encoding restriction endonuclease yields the protein MNIAHNNKYVFKTDEFEYKFTFDRNLSKYELRKITNYVRQKAGIETDSFPTPETTPTKEATNRLTGLPNLHHSIRKTLQKRRKQHEKFRDFIVCKDSLRNKKRTRLVLSSHRVLGVQIKKDTPVYEVALSQISEVEIRGGIIKELWLFTTNGTRKVWQVPPDTGPEFKDKIEDEMGKPIRRNKAEVDADQSLNVSRSELQSLMQNLDSYDFEYFVADLWEERGWDTEVSPRSGDAGVDIVATRGHQSEQKQVIQTKRYGPNTSVGGPEIQQYASLQLQFPDADEVLVVTTGSFTGAAEERAEELDVLLVDGRELTLLVEDHDFTAVLSSYLTDAQKQQG
- a CDS encoding IS1595 family transposase, with translation MSSAQPAFGAMFRELIELGVVKIDTEPLDARIERRLKDFWENTSCPRCGHNSVQTWPHLDRVWCRDCNFKPVYTYGTPFHEKHLTCGEVLLAFTLYADTLLSINQIAPLVGRAYKTIHTAIREVEAAIHRGFPVVWSLLDQTIDGPIQVDESGEICSGYKGQEPPRHSRSRGGSSQRGRSRWRGRHGDQLTLVAACRDSLRVIRGQLGIDYDGDLEPVIQAAEDLSQPLGEVWTDGLQAYREMERDHRTVVHKERYVSPEGVHINQAECLFSLVQPWLRKFRGLSKQGLEQAARTFGIVRSLILAGKSVDSTIECLVIGAFRSST
- a CDS encoding tyrosine-type recombinase/integrase, which produces MSKTINWSHHDLDGLEELYWDEIAPALRRDGRDPHTRPSYETLADLGYSGISYTLRQHHDLTIKEFLTDVVGLDDPTVSSKSPDDYAWQISSTETIDEFEAYLRALDRRRKLADSTLASKRTHLATYAQIYEDLHETSDLLTPLSDPSEQAAETERAYQVVEVLDDKLATDGTKFTYVGTVQGWYDRLDRHGAAAYNPLDGVTTDFGWERAEPDNKALAPSDVRALNNEANAAEDRLLLVALAAWGLRSGEVARLHVNQFVGVDSEDPHLEFEERKNGPSTVSLLYGLDAYRERQRELVDDYDEWNGYLFPSTQAETGHIDSDTVRNRFHRLAEQADVRVDSGLPKPHMARRFWYSQYQDALADVLDRLDIIADEQGSSSADVVYQNYLSEEKRREARRPAMRELLADAFGE
- a CDS encoding CPBP family intramembrane glutamic endopeptidase, translating into MNVGSTTEASQHKLPLDRTQLAVLWTLLALVILTLTVAVLGTTVPIFHVVWLVIPLANLIRYRDANRVGFRPLTWQRFLRGAVAAGIAYGLLLVLVEPWTGVYDRLLSLALEGPDPTFAWLVRIDGPGRWVTLVVFSGLVTLYSEELFFRGWLLQLLARRTRARNAIIGQALVFTLLQSIPAFFFDPVQALLYLAVYAFGLGIIVGTVAHRTESIWPGLTVVTVANLILSLLLV
- a CDS encoding serine hydrolase domain-containing protein codes for the protein MLLAEIQRFSERRSNTGLQAAVIVDDGTIWRGVAGNADHGDPLTHDYHLYIGSVTKLLTATLVMRQVQQGTISLSDFIDEWFDLKYADNVTVQMLLNHTSGIPNYTEDLWFGLRYFASPSSGGPRPISLTSLGTSR
- a CDS encoding DUF7010 family protein is translated as MEVTEAQREIRLVYVNGAVGQSVSGVIWLLSASLGTFLSVQAGVISLFVVRVFIFPPTQLTLRLSGRSATLSSENPLDGLAVQVAFIVPLLIPVIGAAALYNINWYYPAFMLVVGVHYLPFVFLYGMKAYAVLAAVLIGEG
- a CDS encoding CPBP family intramembrane glutamic endopeptidase, producing MLSIASNSSFGKRFGVSLILGLPGIVALVGYIFLTTPPSAIPTGLTLLLLAVSSGVNSLLFLGLACLFGAYAAPRVGLRSYVIDGTGTDGGIWQRLRKDVGLAVRIGIIGGVLIVVLDALLMPFVAQDLPQSVIGATRPTLLDVFAYVPVRFLYGGITEELMLRFGLMSVIAFVGWRVTGHRTDGPGPAVMWAAIVVSAVLFGVGHLPALAQSVDLTPALIARTVLLNAVAGVLLGWLYWQRSLEAAMVGHAAFHVPLVVLSLVQVALL